From one Luteipulveratus mongoliensis genomic stretch:
- a CDS encoding response regulator transcription factor has translation MTHKARVLLVEDDIAISTALAAALERDGYQVETRYDGAGALESLPNRPDVILLDLGLPDMDGLEVCRRIRHKDVSVPILMLTARCDEIDVVVGLDAGADDYVTKPFRIGELMARLRALQRRPRPAPSEADPNLLRVDESGDVHLRGRPLGMPRSESAILRTLIRNEGRVVSREQLVHVSADGWPGSSKSIDMHISQIRRRLAIDEAASRIIHTVRGYGYRLDL, from the coding sequence GTGACGCACAAGGCCCGGGTCCTGCTGGTGGAAGATGACATCGCCATCTCCACCGCGCTCGCGGCCGCCCTGGAGCGAGACGGCTACCAAGTCGAAACGCGGTATGACGGCGCCGGCGCGCTCGAGAGTCTGCCCAACCGGCCGGACGTCATCCTCCTTGATCTCGGGCTGCCGGATATGGACGGCCTCGAGGTGTGCCGCCGCATCCGCCACAAGGACGTCTCCGTCCCGATCCTGATGCTGACCGCGCGCTGCGACGAGATCGACGTGGTGGTCGGCCTCGACGCTGGCGCCGACGACTACGTCACCAAGCCCTTCCGGATAGGCGAGCTGATGGCCCGACTGCGTGCGCTTCAACGGCGCCCGCGCCCCGCGCCGTCAGAAGCAGACCCCAACCTGCTGCGCGTCGACGAGTCGGGAGACGTGCATCTGCGAGGACGGCCACTGGGCATGCCCCGCTCTGAGAGCGCCATCCTGCGGACGCTGATCCGCAATGAGGGCCGAGTCGTCAGCCGTGAGCAGCTTGTCCACGTCTCCGCGGACGGCTGGCCGGGGTCGTCCAAGAGCATCGACATGCACATCAGTCAGATCCGCCGCAGGCTGGCCATCGACGAGGCCGCCTCGCGCATCATCCACACCGTGCGCGGCTACGGCTACCGCCTCGACCTCTGA
- a CDS encoding RNA polymerase sigma factor, translating into MPDSLATNEIEAIFREEFGRVVATLIKRFGDIDLAEEMAQEAFVEALQRWPQDGLPPNPGGWLTTTARNRTIDRLRRESHRDAKHAESHHLYGEEEDMPITPVTSVNDDRLRLLFTCCHPALATDTQVALTLRLLGGLTVPEVADAFLVPERTMAQRITRAKRKISAANIPYRVPRDSELPDRLRGVLATIYLVFNEGYLPQSGEHAIRTDLCHEAIRLGRVLRSLMPDEPEVAGLLALMLLTEARRPARVDADGVLVTLDEQDRSAWDRALIDEGHDLVRWCLQRNQPGTYQLLAAVNAVHTDARTAADTDWSQIVALYNQLYAVSPTPVVALNRAIAVAEIDGAATGLAIVDALDLDAYHPFHATRADLLRRLGRTNEARAAYDRGIELASNPAEVAFLTARRDALATTPQVE; encoded by the coding sequence GTGCCGGACTCCTTGGCTACCAACGAGATCGAGGCGATCTTCCGAGAGGAGTTCGGCCGTGTCGTCGCCACCTTGATCAAACGCTTCGGGGACATCGACCTCGCCGAGGAGATGGCTCAGGAGGCCTTCGTGGAGGCGCTCCAACGCTGGCCGCAGGACGGGCTGCCGCCCAACCCCGGCGGGTGGCTGACCACGACTGCGCGCAACCGCACCATCGACCGGCTCCGACGCGAGTCGCACCGCGACGCCAAGCACGCTGAGTCGCACCACCTTTATGGAGAGGAGGAGGACATGCCGATCACACCAGTGACCTCGGTCAACGACGACCGGCTACGCCTGCTCTTCACCTGCTGCCACCCGGCCCTCGCGACCGACACCCAGGTCGCCCTCACTCTGCGACTGCTGGGCGGTCTCACGGTGCCTGAGGTCGCCGACGCGTTCCTGGTCCCGGAAAGGACCATGGCACAACGGATTACGCGCGCCAAGCGCAAGATCTCGGCCGCCAACATCCCTTACCGAGTGCCACGCGACTCGGAGCTGCCGGACCGCCTCCGTGGCGTACTGGCCACGATTTACCTCGTGTTCAACGAGGGCTATCTGCCGCAGTCCGGCGAGCACGCCATCCGAACTGACCTGTGCCACGAGGCAATTCGGCTAGGTCGTGTGCTGCGCAGCCTGATGCCGGACGAGCCCGAGGTCGCCGGGCTGCTGGCGCTCATGCTGCTGACCGAGGCACGGCGACCCGCTCGCGTCGATGCAGACGGCGTGCTCGTCACGCTCGACGAGCAGGACCGGTCCGCGTGGGATCGCGCGCTCATCGACGAGGGCCACGACCTCGTCCGGTGGTGCCTCCAGCGCAACCAGCCCGGGACGTACCAGCTCCTCGCCGCCGTCAATGCGGTGCACACGGATGCGCGCACGGCCGCGGACACCGACTGGTCACAGATCGTGGCGCTCTACAACCAGCTGTACGCCGTGTCCCCGACTCCCGTCGTCGCCCTCAACCGAGCGATCGCTGTCGCTGAGATCGATGGTGCTGCAACGGGACTCGCGATCGTCGACGCGCTCGACCTCGATGCCTACCACCCGTTCCACGCGACCCGGGCCGACCTGCTGAGGCGGCTCGGTCGTACGAACGAGGCACGGGCGGCGTACGACCGTGGCATCGAGCTGGCGAGCAACCCCGCGGAGGTCGCGTTCCTCACCGCCCGCCGCGACGCCCTCGCGACGACCCCGCAGGTCGAGTAG